The genomic stretch GATGGTACGCCTAAAGGGTTAAGAACGATATCAACCGGTGTGCCATCTTCCATATAGGGCATATCTTCTACGGGAATGATGGTAGAAATAACTCCCTTATTACCATGTCGACCGGCCATTTTATCTCCGGGCTGTATACAACGCTTGATGGCTAAATGAACTTTAACAATCTTAAGTATGCCAGGTGCTAAATCGTCACCTTGGGTTAGTTTTTTTCGTTTATTCTCAAACTTCTCATCTAATGCGAGACGTGCCGCTTCTAACTGTTTGGCAACGGCTTCTAATTGCTGGTTAGCCGCTTCATCACGCAAGCTGACGGAAAACCATTGATCTTTAGCCAGATTTTGTAAATATTCACAGGTAACTTTGCTACCTGACTTTAATTTATTCGGTCCATTGCTCGCCGTAGCACCGATCAATAAGGTTTCTAGACGTTGATAACAATCATTTTCTAAAATTCTAAACTCGTCGTATAAATCTTTTTTAATTTTATCTAAAGCCATTTCTTCAATACTTAACGCGCGTTTATCTTTTTCTAAACCATCTCGCGTGAATACTTGAACATCAATGACTGTACCACGCATTCCAGAAGGCACACGTAGCGAACTGTCTTTTACATCCGACGCTTTTTCGCCAAATATCGCGCGTAATAGTTTTTCTTCAGGTGTTAACTGCGTTTCACCCTTAGGTGTTACTTTTCCAACCAATATGTCACCGGCTTCTACCCAAGCGCCTAAATGCACAATACCCGACTCATCTAATTTAGAGAGAGCACTTTCGCCAACATTGGGAATATCGGATGAAACTTCTTCGGTCCCTAATTTAGTGTCACGTGCAATACAGGTTAATTCTTCGATATGTATCGTGGTAAAACGATCTTCAGAAACAACCCGCTCAGAAATCAAAATAGAATCTTCAAAGTTGTATCCATTCCACGGCATGAAAGCTACCAGCAGATTACGCCCTAAAGCTAACTCACCTAAGTCGGTAGAAGGACCGTCCGCCATAACGTCGCCCTTCTTAATCATATCGCCTTTCTTTACTAAAGGCCGTTGATTAATACAGGTATTTTGATTAGAGCGCGTATATTTTGTCAGATTGTAAATATCGACACCGGCCGTGCCTGCTGTTGCCTCTTTATCATCAACACGAACGACGATACGACCTGCATCAACGGAATCAATAAAACCGCCACGTTTAGCCACTACAACCACACCGGAGTCTACCGCTACTTTACGTTCCATACCGGTACCCACTAAAGGTTTTTCAGTACGCAAGGTAGGCACCGCTTGACGTTGCATGTTCGAACCCATCAATGCACGGTTTGCATCGTCATGTTCTAAGAAGGGAATCAAAGAGGCTGCCACCGAAACAACTTGGGCCGGTGAAATATCCATATAATTGACTTTATCTGCGGTCGTCAGCATCGACTCGTTACGATGCCGACAAGGAATTAAGTCATCGATCAACTTACCATGGCCATCAAGACGTGTGTTGGCCTGCGCAATGACATATTTACCTTCTTCAATGGCCGATAAATATTGAATCTCTTTGGTTACTTTACCATTTTCAACTTTACGATACGGTGTTTCAAGAAAACCATAATGGTTAGTTCGAGCATACACCGCCAAAGAATTGATTAATCCAATGTTCGGTCCTTCAGGTGTTTCAATCGGACAAACACGACCGTAATGCGTAGGATGCACGTCTCGAACTTCAAAACCTGCTCGTTCACGGGTTAGACCGCCAGGCCCTAAGGCAGATACGCGACGTTTATGCGTAATTTCGGAGAGCGGATTCACCTGATCCATGAACTGCGATAATTGACTGGAACCAAAAAACTCTTTGATTGCCGCTGAGATAGGCTTAGCATTAATAAGATCTTGCGGCATTAAATTTTCAGATTCAGCCACGCTTAAACGATCTCTAACGGCTCGTTCAACACGCACTAAACCAATACGAAATTGATTTTCGGCCATTTCACCGACACTACGTACGCGACGATTGCCTAAATGATCGATATCATCCACATCGCCTTTACCATTACGTATTTCGATCAATGCGCGTAACACAGCCACAATATCATCTTTGGTCAAGGTACCAGACCCAGTAATTTCTTCACGGCCTAAGCGACGATTAAACTTCATCCGTCCTACTGCAGATAAATCGTAACGATCCAAAACAAAAAATAAATTTTTAAATAAAGCCTCCGCAGCTTCTTTAGTGGGTGGCTCACCCGGACGCATCATACGGTAAATTTCTACCAATGCTTCTTGCTGACTGTGACTTGGATCAATACGTAAGGTGGTAGAGATATAAGCACCCGAATCTAAATCGTTGGTATATAAGGTTTCTATTTTTTCTATCTGTGCTTCTATTAATTTTTTGACAGTATCTGCACTTAATTCTGTGTTCGCTTCAAATAAAATTTCGCCGGTTTCTGCATTAATAATAGGCTTGGCCAATGTTTTGCCAATCAAGTAATCTATCGGTAACTCTAAGTGTTTGATCTTAGCTTTTTCTATTTCACGAATTTGTCTTACCGCAATACGCCGACCTTGCTCAACAATCACTTTGCCACTGGCATCTTTAATATCAAAGCTCGCTATTTCACCACGCAAACGTTCGGGCACTAAATCTAAAACAACCTTCTCACCCTTTAGATGAAAGACATTATTACTAAAAAATAACTCTAATATCTCTTCTGAGGTATAACCTAATGCGCGTAATAATATGGTTGCGGCTAATTTACGTCGTCTATCAATACGAACAAACAAATTATCTTTAGGATCAAATTCAAAATCTAACCAAGAACCGCGATACGGAATAATTCTCGCCGCGTATAACAATTTACCTGAAGAATGCGTTTTACCTTTATCATGCTCGAAAAACACACCGGGTGAACGATGTAACTGTGAAACTACCACCCGATCCGTTCCATTAATCACAAAACTTCCTGTATCAGTCATCAATGGCAGCTCGCCCATGTAAACTTCTTGTTCTTTAATATACTTGAGCTTTGTTGAACCTGGCGCTGCTTCTTTATCGTAAATAATTAAACGCATTTTTACACGTAAAGGAGCGCCGTAAGTTAAACCGCGGGCTTGGCATTCTTTAACATCAAAAGGCGGTTGCCCGATTCGATAATTAATATATTCCAACGTAGCTTCGCCACCAGAATAAGAAGAAATAGGAAATATAGATTTAAATGCGGCATTAAGTCCCACATCTTCTAGCGCATCCGGCGAGGTATCTGTTTGTAAAAATCGATGATAAGACTCAATTTGCGTCGCTAATAAATAGGGCGCTTCCATTATGGTCGCTTGTTTACCAAAATTTTTACGAATACGTTTTTTTTCAGTAAATGAATAAGGGGTATTTGTTTGCTCAGTTGCTGGGGATGTCCGAATTACCATCTAAAGTTCACCTAGTTAGAGAACAGAATAAATAAAGAAAAATCGCGCCCATTATGTCTGGGCCTATGTTTATGTTGGTTATTGATAACGCTTTAAAGTCTATTTTTTACACAATTTCAGTGAATTATAGAACTTCAATCTCACTCTTAGTCCCTATTTAACCCTACGTCCTACGACCAACATCGTCTTAAATCCAAATCTTATATAATGTACTGCACATTTAAAGATTAAAAATATATGCTTAGAAACTAGTTTCATAACATAAAGAATGCCCAGCATAAATCTGAGCATTCTTTTAGTGTTATAAAACTTATTTCATTTCGCCTACAGCTTTAGCTTCTGTAAGCTTAGCGATAAGCTTTTCGGCATCTGCTTTAGACATACCTTCTTTAATGACCGCTTTAGGTGCTGATTCAACTAAATCTTTAGCCTCTTTTAAGCCAAGGCCAGTTTCTTCGCGCACTACTTTAATCACATTGATCTTATTAGGACCCACTTCTTTCAACTCAACATTGAATTCGGTTTTTTCTTCAACCGCTGCCGCTGCTGCACCAGGTGCTGCTGCCACGGCGACTGTAGCGGCGGCTGCAGAAACACCAAATTTTTCTTCCATATTCTTAATAAGATCAACAACTTCCATGACACTCATGTTAGAAATTGTATCTAATACATCTTCTTTTGCTTTAGCATTCATATTAATCACTCCAAAAAAATAACTTTAACTTATACTCTTCGCACTTGAATTTTTGTCTGTGTTACCGCTCGACTCGCAATCCTCATGTATGTCTAATACACTCCGGTTGCTCATTGTCGCGGCGCCTTGCCAAAAATCCCATTGCTGTGAGTATCTACAGCGCATTATGCGGCTACTTGTTGCTTATCACGCACAGCAGCCAATGTACGTACCAGTTTGGCTTGTGGTTCAGCCAGTGTACGCACTAACTTAGTAATCGGTGCTTTTATAACTGCCATCAATGTCGCAATTGCTTCATTACGGGTTGGAAGATTCGCGAGTTTTTCGAGTTCATTCACTGCTAGTAATTGACCATCAAAGGCAACTGCCTTAACGACCAATTTTTCATTTTGCTTAGTAAATGTTCGAATAAGCCGCGCTGCTGCACCTGGCTCTTGTTGGGAAAACGCCAAAAGTAAAGGACCTACCAGCGTATCTTGTAAACACGCAAAGCCTGTACCTTCTAAAGCACGACGCGCCAAGGTATTACGCACGACACGTAAATACACTCCAGAACTGCGTGCTTGTAAGCGTAATTGACTCATTTCCCCTACACTTAAACCACGATATTCAGCAGTGACTGCTGATAACGCATTTTTTGCAACCTCTCCAACTTCCGCAACAATGGCCTGTTTATCTTCAAGTCTTAATGTCACGTTGGTTTTCTCCTCATGTATTGTTCAACCATCGACTACTACTGGATGATGGTTAAAGGCTCGGTGGCCGTAAAGGTTCACCGTCTGCGTAGGTAATAAATTAAGCACCAAATTATCAAGAGGGACTTTGAAATCTATCTTTTTAATGCCGGCGCACCTACGGTCTCCGACAGTTAGAGGGAAAGCCCTTTAACTGCGAATTCATTCCCACTATTATATCAAGTGGGGGTAGCTCTTCTATCCTAAATACGCTAAATAGTCAAGCCGTAAACCGTTATTCCGGATACTCTACTTAACTTGCCTCTAAGGATGCCAAATTAATTAATAAACCAGGGCCCATCGTACTGGAAAGACTCAGCTTCTTTAAATAAACACCTTTAGCTGTAGCTGGCTTAGCCTTTTTAACCGCTCCTACCAGAACCTCTAAATTCTGCAGTAATTGCTGAGTCTCAAAACTCAACTTACCAATAGTACAGTGGATTATTCCGCCCTTATCGGCACGGTAGCGCACCTGACCCGACTTTGCGTTGGCAACCGCCGTATTTACATCCATCGTTACTGTGCCTATCTTAGGATTAGGCATCAAGTTTCTTGGTCCTAATATCTGACCAAGTTGGCCGACTAAGCGCATAGCGTCAGGCGTTGCAATCAGCACATCAAAATCTAAGTTACCGGCTTTAATGCTTTCAGCCAAATCCTCAAAGCCCACGATATCAGCACCTGCTGCCTTCGCGGCTTCGGCATTGGCCGCCTGAGCAAACACAGCAACTCGTGGTGTCTTACCTATTCCATGGGGCAATACTACAGCGCCACGAACGGTTTGGTCCGATTTTCGTGGATCAACGCCTAAATTGATACTAACATCCACACTCTGGTTGAATTTAACTGGAAACTCTTTGAGCAAAGCGATGGCTTCTGCAACTGTATATACCTTCCCAGGAAGCAGCTTTTCTTTAATCACACGGAAACGTTTACTTAACTTAGCCATTTTTAGCTTCCCCCTCGACTTCAACACCCATATTACGCGCCGTACCCGCTATCGTGCGCATAGCAGCTTCTAAATCGCCTGCGGTTAGATCAGGCATTTTAACTGTTGCAATCTCAGCCAGTTGTTTACGAGTAATTTTACCGACTTTATTTTTGTTGGGGATACTACTCGCTTTGCTGATCCCGGCTGCCTTCATAATTAAATAAGAAGCAGGGGGAGTTTTGATAATAAAGGTAAAGCTACGATCGGTGTGTACCGTAATCACTACTGGCATCGGCATGCCTTTTTCTACATTTTGCGTACGCGCATTAAAGGCCTTGCAAAATTCCATAATATTCACCCCTTGTTGCCCCAAAGCAGGACCAATAGGTGGCGCAGGATTAGCCTCGCCGGCTTTTACCTGTAACTTTACATAGGCTTGTATTTTCTTTGCCATTTTTACCTCCGGGTTTAACGCTTAATACAATTAAGCTTCCCATCGTTTATTTCCATCCCTTTCTTACTAAAAAAGGGCCCACAATGCATCAAGCTTTTTTAACTTGACCAAACTCTAATTCAACCGGTGTGGAGCGGCCAAAAATAATAACTGAGACGCGCATACGATTTTTTTCATAGTTTACTTCTTCAACCTCACCATTAAAGTCAGCAAAAGGTCCATCCACGACACGGACCACTTCGCCCACTTCAAACAAGACTTTCGGCCGAGGTTTATCTACCCCTTCTTGCATACGTTGTAAAATCTTATCAACCTCTTTACTGCTCAGAGGCACTGGCTTATCACTTGTTCCACCGATAAATTTAATCACGCCTGGCGTTTTTTGAACGAGATACCAACTATCTTCATCCATATCCATTTCAACTAAAACATATCCTGGATAAAATTTACGTGCTGTTTTACGCTTACGACCTTGGTGAATTTCGACCACCTCTTCAGTCGGCACAATAATTTGACCAAATTTCTCTGTTAGACCTTGCTGCTTAATTCGTTCATTTAAAGCATCCAAAACCTTGCGCTCATAGCCTGAACGCGCTTGTACGACATACCATTGCATAGGTCCATGCGCAGTTTTTTCTTCTGCTTTAGGTGATTTTTCATTAGTTGAAACAGGATCGTTTGACGATTGCTCTGAAACATCGGAATGAAGTTCTGATTTTTTTTCTGTCATACGTTAACTATCCTCTTCATTTACGCTGTTAAAAAAGCAACTGCCCATAATAAGAGTGTATCTATACCCCATAAAAACAAACCCGCTACCACAACCATCGCCATAACAATCAAAGTAGTACGCACGGTTTCTTCTCGTGATGGCCATACTACTTTGCGTAGTTCAGCACGTGAAGCTTGTGCAAACGCCCAAAACCGCCGGCCTAGTGTCGTATAGAAAAATAATGATGCCAACACCAGCGCACCTATTATCCAGCCTATCAAGCGAATAGCAATGGCCTGATGAGAAAAATAACTATTGGCGTAAATAGTCAATAGAAAAAGAACTCCCATCATGATCCAGAGCATGGAATCTTTTTTAGTTGCCTTGTTTTCAAGCTTTACGTTCTTCATTTCACCTATTTCTATTTTCTGCAAAAAACTGAGTCACTTGATTTGGTTTATCAATGCCTCACTGTTAACAGCAGCCTTCGGCATCAAATATACTCTGCGCACTTAAGTTTTTGGCAGGCCAGGAGGGAATCGAACCCCCAACCTGCGGTTTTGGAGACCGCCGCTCTGCCAATTGAGCTACTGGCCTAATTCTACTCATGGAGCCCACAACCGGGATCGAACCGGTGACCTCTTCCTTACCAAGGAAGTGCTCTACCACTGAGCCATGTGGGCCTGCATGCATTTAAAAATTTCTGTACCCTTTTCCGTTTCTGGGCTAAGTTTTTAGTATTTGTCCAGTTGGTTGCTAGTTTGCCTGCATCGCTTTTTGGAGCGGGTGATGGGAATCGAACCCACATAGCCAGCTTGGAAGGCTGGAATTCTAACCGTTGAACTACACCCGCAATACGACGTTCTTGTTTAATATCTAAAAATTAACTGGTGGAGGGGGAAGGATTCGAACCTTCGAAGGCTGAGCCGGCAGATTTACAGTCTGCTCCCTTTGGCCGCTCGGGAACCCCTCCTCAAAATTGAGGGGCTATTTTGCGAAAGTCAAGGCTGGATGTCAACCACTATCTCAATTACAATACATAAATATTTTTTGTGTACTCTTAGCACTTTTTATTATGCATTTTCAAATGAACATTTATTCCGCGGCTGTGACACTTTTTTTAGTCATGGATCCGCTCGGAAATATCCCGGTTTTCTTATCATTACTCAAACAAGTTGACCCAAAACGACGTACTAAAATTATTTTGCGCGAAAGTTTAATTGCATTGGCTATCCTGACACTTTTTTTATTTTGTGGAAAACCTATCTTAGACAGCTTGCATATTACCGAAGAAGCCTTAGGCATCGCAGGTGGAATTATTTTATTTCTTATTGCGATCAAAATGTTATTCCCTATGGAGCAAAATAAATTGGCCATTCAATCTCAAGGAGAACCTTTTATTGTTCCTATGGCCATTCCTTTGCTCGCTGGCCCTTCCGCCATGACAACCGTCATCTTATTCGCCAGTGAAGCACCGCATCGAATGGGTGAATGGTTTGCCGCGCTAGCAGCCGCTTCGCTGATAGCGACACTACTACTTTTAATTGCCGTACCTTTACAAAAATTATTGGGCGTCAAAGTCATCGCTGCATTAGAACGTTTAATGGGAATGATATTAACCACCATTGCCGTACAAATGTTTTTAACCGGTCTAGGTACCTACCTTAGTACTCTTCGCACTTGAATTTTTTTCTGCGTTCCCGCTCAACTCACAAACCTCATGTATGTCTACTCCGGTTGTTTCGTTTTCGCGGCGCCTTGCCAAAAATCCAATTGCTGCGAGTATTTTTGATTAATATGCTTTTAATTTTGCTGAACAGTATTCGCTAACAATACTTTTTTCAGGATCGTTAGCGCTTCATCTAATTGCTCTTTGCTAATAACTAAAGGGGGCGCTAAACGAATAACCGTACCGTGCGTTTCATAGCTTAATAAACCATGTTCTAATAACTGTAAAACAATGTCACGCCCTTTCGCATAGCGTGCATCCAGTTCGACACCGATGAATAAACCTTTACCACGAACTTCTTTGATTAAAGGTGATGAAATTTTTAATAGGTTTTGATGTAAATAGTCACCTAGCTCTTCTGAACGTTGAATTAGATTTTCATCGAACAATATGTTTAAGGCTTCCAAAGCAACCGTCGCTGCCAGTGGGTTGCCACCAAAAGTACTGCCATGATCACCCGGTGTAAAAACATCCATGACATCACGACGGGTTAAAAATAATGAGACCGGTAATAAACCACCACCTAATGCTTTACCCAGAATCAAACCATCCGGTTTAGTATTCTCATGCTCGCACGCCAAAAATTTGCCTGTTCTACCTAGACCTGTTTGTATTTCATCAAAAATGAGTAAAACATTATTTTCTCTACAGACTTTTGCGATGGCTTGCAAATATCCTTTGGGCGGCACAACTATGCCTCGTTCACCTTGGATAGGTTCCACTAAAAAAGCCGCTGTATTGGGCGTGATTGCAGCCGACAAAGCGGCTGCATCACCATATTCTATGGTTTTAAATCCTGGCGCAAAAGGACCAAAACCGAACTGATACTGTGGTTTTGATGACATGCCCACTACGGTTGTGGTACGGCCATGAAAGTTACCTCGACAAACAATGATCTCAGCTTGATTTTCTGCGACCTTTTTAACGGTATATGCCCATTTTCTAGCCGCTTTGATCGCTGTTTCTACCGCTTCAACCCCCGTGTTCATGGGTAAAGCACGCTCCATCTGCGTTAAATCGCAGGCATGCTTTAAAAAAGCGCCCAATCTATCACTATAAAAAGCGCGTGAACAAATTGATAAGCGTTGTGCCTGCTGCGTTAAAACCTTTACCAAGCGAGGATGACTATGGCCATGACTGACCGCTGAGTAAGCACTCATCATATCGATATAACGCTTACCAGCGACATCCCATACCTCTGCACCTAAACCACGAGTGAGTACCACCGGCAAAGGATCATAATTGGCTGCGCCATAA from Rickettsiella endosymbiont of Miltochrista miniata encodes the following:
- the rpoB gene encoding DNA-directed RNA polymerase subunit beta codes for the protein MVIRTSPATEQTNTPYSFTEKKRIRKNFGKQATIMEAPYLLATQIESYHRFLQTDTSPDALEDVGLNAAFKSIFPISSYSGGEATLEYINYRIGQPPFDVKECQARGLTYGAPLRVKMRLIIYDKEAAPGSTKLKYIKEQEVYMGELPLMTDTGSFVINGTDRVVVSQLHRSPGVFFEHDKGKTHSSGKLLYAARIIPYRGSWLDFEFDPKDNLFVRIDRRRKLAATILLRALGYTSEEILELFFSNNVFHLKGEKVVLDLVPERLRGEIASFDIKDASGKVIVEQGRRIAVRQIREIEKAKIKHLELPIDYLIGKTLAKPIINAETGEILFEANTELSADTVKKLIEAQIEKIETLYTNDLDSGAYISTTLRIDPSHSQQEALVEIYRMMRPGEPPTKEAAEALFKNLFFVLDRYDLSAVGRMKFNRRLGREEITGSGTLTKDDIVAVLRALIEIRNGKGDVDDIDHLGNRRVRSVGEMAENQFRIGLVRVERAVRDRLSVAESENLMPQDLINAKPISAAIKEFFGSSQLSQFMDQVNPLSEITHKRRVSALGPGGLTRERAGFEVRDVHPTHYGRVCPIETPEGPNIGLINSLAVYARTNHYGFLETPYRKVENGKVTKEIQYLSAIEEGKYVIAQANTRLDGHGKLIDDLIPCRHRNESMLTTADKVNYMDISPAQVVSVAASLIPFLEHDDANRALMGSNMQRQAVPTLRTEKPLVGTGMERKVAVDSGVVVVAKRGGFIDSVDAGRIVVRVDDKEATAGTAGVDIYNLTKYTRSNQNTCINQRPLVKKGDMIKKGDVMADGPSTDLGELALGRNLLVAFMPWNGYNFEDSILISERVVSEDRFTTIHIEELTCIARDTKLGTEEVSSDIPNVGESALSKLDESGIVHLGAWVEAGDILVGKVTPKGETQLTPEEKLLRAIFGEKASDVKDSSLRVPSGMRGTVIDVQVFTRDGLEKDKRALSIEEMALDKIKKDLYDEFRILENDCYQRLETLLIGATASNGPNKLKSGSKVTCEYLQNLAKDQWFSVSLRDEAANQQLEAVAKQLEAARLALDEKFENKRKKLTQGDDLAPGILKIVKVHLAIKRCIQPGDKMAGRHGNKGVISTIIPVEDMPYMEDGTPVDIVLNPLGVPSRMNVGQVLETHLGWAAKGLGIKIGDMLDAQKNIKEIKHFLGSIYNDTKETAQKVDLDKLSDESVVELAQNLRHGVPMATPVFDGVTEAEIKRMLRLADLPESGQTTLYDGRTGERFERLVTVGYMYMLKLNHLVDDKMHARSTGSYSLVTQQPLGGKAQFGGQRFGEMEVWALEAYGAAYTLQEMLTVKSDDVAGRTKMYKNIVDGDHQMEAGMPESFNVLVKEIRSLAINAELETKD
- the rplL gene encoding 50S ribosomal protein L7/L12; its protein translation is MNAKAKEDVLDTISNMSVMEVVDLIKNMEEKFGVSAAAATVAVAAAPGAAAAAVEEKTEFNVELKEVGPNKINVIKVVREETGLGLKEAKDLVESAPKAVIKEGMSKADAEKLIAKLTEAKAVGEMK
- the rplJ gene encoding 50S ribosomal protein L10, whose protein sequence is MTLRLEDKQAIVAEVGEVAKNALSAVTAEYRGLSVGEMSQLRLQARSSGVYLRVVRNTLARRALEGTGFACLQDTLVGPLLLAFSQQEPGAAARLIRTFTKQNEKLVVKAVAFDGQLLAVNELEKLANLPTRNEAIATLMAVIKAPITKLVRTLAEPQAKLVRTLAAVRDKQQVAA
- the rplA gene encoding 50S ribosomal protein L1, coding for MAKLSKRFRVIKEKLLPGKVYTVAEAIALLKEFPVKFNQSVDVSINLGVDPRKSDQTVRGAVVLPHGIGKTPRVAVFAQAANAEAAKAAGADIVGFEDLAESIKAGNLDFDVLIATPDAMRLVGQLGQILGPRNLMPNPKIGTVTMDVNTAVANAKSGQVRYRADKGGIIHCTIGKLSFETQQLLQNLEVLVGAVKKAKPATAKGVYLKKLSLSSTMGPGLLINLASLEAS
- the rplK gene encoding 50S ribosomal protein L11 — its product is MAKKIQAYVKLQVKAGEANPAPPIGPALGQQGVNIMEFCKAFNARTQNVEKGMPMPVVITVHTDRSFTFIIKTPPASYLIMKAAGISKASSIPNKNKVGKITRKQLAEIATVKMPDLTAGDLEAAMRTIAGTARNMGVEVEGEAKNG
- the nusG gene encoding transcription termination/antitermination protein NusG; the encoded protein is MQWYVVQARSGYERKVLDALNERIKQQGLTEKFGQIIVPTEEVVEIHQGRKRKTARKFYPGYVLVEMDMDEDSWYLVQKTPGVIKFIGGTSDKPVPLSSKEVDKILQRMQEGVDKPRPKVLFEVGEVVRVVDGPFADFNGEVEEVNYEKNRMRVSVIIFGRSTPVELEFGQVKKA
- the secE gene encoding preprotein translocase subunit SecE; the encoded protein is MKNVKLENKATKKDSMLWIMMGVLFLLTIYANSYFSHQAIAIRLIGWIIGALVLASLFFYTTLGRRFWAFAQASRAELRKVVWPSREETVRTTLIVMAMVVVAGLFLWGIDTLLLWAVAFLTA
- a CDS encoding MarC family protein: MNIYSAAVTLFLVMDPLGNIPVFLSLLKQVDPKRRTKIILRESLIALAILTLFLFCGKPILDSLHITEEALGIAGGIILFLIAIKMLFPMEQNKLAIQSQGEPFIVPMAIPLLAGPSAMTTVILFASEAPHRMGEWFAALAAASLIATLLLLIAVPLQKLLGVKVIAALERLMGMILTTIAVQMFLTGLGTYLSTLRT
- the rocD gene encoding ornithine--oxo-acid transaminase, which translates into the protein MGKQSAIADQQTSFSNDLSLNNPVKLEQRYGAANYDPLPVVLTRGLGAEVWDVAGKRYIDMMSAYSAVSHGHSHPRLVKVLTQQAQRLSICSRAFYSDRLGAFLKHACDLTQMERALPMNTGVEAVETAIKAARKWAYTVKKVAENQAEIIVCRGNFHGRTTTVVGMSSKPQYQFGFGPFAPGFKTIEYGDAAALSAAITPNTAAFLVEPIQGERGIVVPPKGYLQAIAKVCRENNVLLIFDEIQTGLGRTGKFLACEHENTKPDGLILGKALGGGLLPVSLFLTRRDVMDVFTPGDHGSTFGGNPLAATVALEALNILFDENLIQRSEELGDYLHQNLLKISSPLIKEVRGKGLFIGVELDARYAKGRDIVLQLLEHGLLSYETHGTVIRLAPPLVISKEQLDEALTILKKVLLANTVQQN